From one Candidatus Anoxymicrobium japonicum genomic stretch:
- a CDS encoding UDP-N-acetylmuramate--L-alanine ligase has product MRERGNMQEAQSIDPQRLRDGFAVYMIGAGGAGMSAIATVLIEMGCKVEGSDLKDSSYVRRLRDLGAAIGLGHRARNLGDCQVVVKSSAIRHDNPEVQEAQRRGIPIISRAQMLATIMAGRKGIAVAGTHGKTTTTAIVACVLKECGVDPSYLIGGELKEIGGNAHYGKGEFVVAEADESDGSLLCLRPEIAVLTNVDWDHTDYFDSLDGTATVFREFLDLLSREGFAVICGDDPTARGVGESFRASGRNVIFYGQAPDNNYRFEITSARAEGSAFRVMLGEEKLLDVTTRLPGVYNAYNSTAAFAVAHRLGFDLDDIARGMENCRGVRRRFELIGERSGVTVIDDYAHHPTEVKAVLDMAREITSGRVVVVFQPHRYSRTRMLHRLFGESFDGAGLVVVTDIFSAGEDPEPGVTGNLIADSICERDSSRDVVYIESRSELARGVVNMLEPGDVVITMGAGDITRCAREILDLLPEGEG; this is encoded by the coding sequence ATGAGGGAGCGAGGAAACATGCAGGAAGCACAATCGATAGATCCGCAAAGGTTGCGTGACGGTTTCGCGGTTTACATGATCGGGGCCGGAGGCGCGGGAATGAGCGCTATTGCTACGGTGCTCATAGAGATGGGGTGTAAGGTAGAGGGCTCCGACTTGAAGGATTCTTCGTACGTGAGGCGATTGAGAGACCTCGGGGCCGCAATCGGACTCGGGCATCGCGCTCGGAATCTTGGAGATTGCCAGGTGGTAGTCAAATCTTCCGCTATTCGCCATGACAATCCGGAGGTTCAAGAAGCGCAGCGGCGCGGGATACCGATCATCTCGAGAGCTCAGATGCTTGCGACAATTATGGCCGGGCGCAAAGGAATAGCGGTTGCGGGCACCCATGGCAAGACGACCACAACAGCTATAGTGGCGTGCGTGCTCAAAGAGTGCGGAGTCGATCCTTCTTATTTGATAGGTGGCGAGTTGAAGGAGATCGGCGGCAACGCGCACTACGGCAAGGGAGAGTTTGTCGTGGCGGAGGCGGACGAGAGCGACGGTTCTCTTCTCTGCCTGCGTCCGGAAATCGCGGTTCTGACTAACGTGGACTGGGATCACACTGATTACTTCGATAGTCTCGATGGCACGGCAACTGTTTTCCGAGAGTTTCTGGACTTGCTTTCTCGCGAAGGTTTCGCGGTGATATGCGGTGACGATCCCACGGCGCGAGGTGTCGGTGAGAGCTTCCGCGCTTCCGGTCGAAATGTCATATTTTACGGTCAGGCGCCGGACAATAATTACAGGTTCGAGATCACAAGCGCTCGCGCTGAAGGCAGCGCGTTCAGGGTCATGCTTGGCGAGGAGAAACTGCTCGACGTTACGACGCGTCTTCCGGGTGTTTACAACGCATACAATTCCACCGCCGCGTTCGCGGTAGCGCATCGCCTCGGGTTTGATCTCGACGACATTGCTCGCGGCATGGAAAACTGCAGGGGCGTGAGGCGCAGATTTGAGCTGATTGGCGAGCGAAGCGGTGTGACGGTGATCGATGACTACGCCCATCACCCGACCGAGGTGAAAGCGGTTCTCGATATGGCGCGCGAGATAACGAGCGGGCGCGTGGTCGTTGTCTTTCAGCCCCACCGCTACTCGAGGACGAGAATGCTGCATCGACTGTTTGGTGAAAGTTTCGATGGCGCGGGGTTGGTGGTAGTTACAGACATATTCAGCGCTGGAGAAGACCCCGAGCCCGGCGTGACGGGCAATCTTATCGCTGACAGCATTTGTGAGCGCGATTCCTCCAGGGACGTGGTGTATATCGAGTCGCGCTCGGAGCTTGCTCGTGGCGTGGTAAACATGCTTGAGCCAGGGGACGTGGTTATAACGATGGGCGCTGGTGACATTACCCGGTGCGCCCGCGAAATACTCGACCTGTTACCCGAGGGCGAAGGCTAG
- a CDS encoding UDP-N-acetylenolpyruvoylglucosamine reductase translates to MSFLENPAGITVHEHVPLAGCTTWKTGGLARYLIDVESLKALREALLYLREMRMRILALGNGSNVLIADAGFDGAVIRLRGRAAFTKVSGELLEAGAGAPLGVVALTAARASLGGLEFSCGIPGTVGGAVMTNAGASSGSTALVLAEARALTIDCEDVIFDVFEDVYRQPLVPPGHIVTSATFRLGHTSPESIKSLMSEARSKREATQPVGLASAGCVFKNPAGDSAGRLLEECGVKGASVGRASVSRVHANFIINNGGARADDIKKLMGLMALEVESRFAVRLEPEVRLIGFEEEFSW, encoded by the coding sequence ATGAGTTTTTTAGAGAACCCGGCAGGCATCACCGTCCATGAACACGTTCCACTGGCGGGGTGCACTACCTGGAAGACGGGCGGTCTGGCGCGTTATCTGATTGATGTCGAGAGTCTGAAAGCGCTTCGAGAGGCGCTGCTTTACTTGAGGGAAATGAGAATGCGTATCCTGGCGCTCGGGAACGGCTCCAACGTGCTTATCGCGGACGCGGGGTTCGATGGGGCTGTGATTCGATTGAGAGGGCGAGCGGCTTTTACGAAAGTGAGTGGCGAACTGTTGGAAGCGGGCGCGGGCGCTCCCCTTGGCGTTGTCGCTTTGACGGCCGCGCGGGCGTCGCTTGGAGGTCTCGAGTTCTCATGTGGCATTCCTGGCACTGTTGGTGGGGCAGTGATGACAAACGCTGGCGCGTCCTCAGGCAGTACCGCGCTTGTGCTCGCAGAGGCGCGTGCCCTGACGATTGATTGCGAGGATGTGATCTTTGACGTTTTCGAGGATGTGTACAGACAGCCGCTGGTTCCACCAGGTCACATTGTCACGAGCGCGACGTTCCGTCTCGGGCACACCTCGCCCGAGTCGATCAAAAGTCTGATGTCTGAGGCGCGCTCAAAGCGCGAGGCCACTCAGCCTGTTGGCCTGGCCAGCGCGGGTTGCGTGTTCAAGAACCCGGCGGGCGATTCGGCGGGGAGGTTGCTCGAAGAGTGTGGAGTGAAAGGCGCTTCTGTCGGGCGCGCGTCCGTATCGCGCGTACACGCGAACTTTATAATAAACAATGGTGGCGCCCGCGCCGATGATATCAAGAAGTTGATGGGCCTGATGGCGTTAGAGGTCGAGTCGAGATTTGCTGTTCGTCTCGAGCCGGAGGTGCGTCTTATCGGATTTGAAGAGGAGTTTTCCTGGTGA
- a CDS encoding stage V sporulation protein E produces MASKRKNPAGRAPARGARSARSDAGKATPVTRDKGRTAPTARKSQRAPAKLNGTRAQRSGTCTGTSCAKSGSRRKASLANPILLPTIVLLLGGLVMVLSASFVASSEMGAGGYRTFWEQAFWAFSGLLLLYVCSRLDYHFLARISLFGVFLSMGLLALLLFFGKEVNGARRCFDVGFSPFSPTEFVRIALIVFSAHVIATKSKKMKGLRHLVVPIVVLVVLAAGLMLAQPDLGSALVLCFSVMLLLILAPTNSSHLFALGSAGGALAVLFAYIAPYRRARLFSFMHPWKSSEGYGYHVIQSSIALGSGNLKGLGPGMSRQKFLYLPNAHNDFIFAIIGEEFGIAGTLTVLCLMVLFAWAGLRIAINAPDELGRLLAIGITGSIVIQALVNMGGVVGLLPITGVPLPLVSSGGMSIFVCLGSIGILLNIAALSKPRGR; encoded by the coding sequence TTGGCATCGAAGAGGAAAAATCCCGCGGGAAGGGCGCCTGCGCGAGGAGCAAGAAGCGCGCGGTCTGACGCCGGAAAGGCGACTCCTGTCACAAGAGATAAAGGGCGCACGGCGCCGACCGCGCGCAAGAGCCAACGCGCGCCCGCCAAATTGAATGGAACCCGCGCTCAGAGAAGCGGGACTTGCACAGGGACATCTTGCGCGAAGAGTGGAAGCCGGAGGAAGGCGTCGCTGGCAAACCCGATCCTCCTGCCAACAATCGTGTTGCTGCTTGGCGGGTTGGTGATGGTTCTGTCGGCAAGTTTTGTCGCGTCGTCGGAAATGGGCGCGGGGGGCTATCGGACTTTTTGGGAACAGGCCTTCTGGGCGTTTTCAGGGTTGCTGCTTCTTTACGTTTGCTCCAGGCTTGATTACCACTTTCTGGCCAGAATATCGTTGTTTGGCGTGTTTTTGTCGATGGGATTGCTCGCGCTGCTACTTTTCTTCGGAAAGGAAGTCAACGGCGCGCGCCGTTGTTTCGACGTGGGCTTCTCGCCCTTCTCGCCGACGGAGTTCGTCAGGATAGCGCTGATCGTTTTTTCCGCTCATGTTATCGCGACCAAATCGAAGAAGATGAAAGGGTTAAGGCATCTCGTCGTTCCTATTGTTGTTCTTGTCGTCCTGGCTGCCGGGCTCATGCTCGCGCAACCGGATCTGGGCAGCGCACTTGTTCTCTGTTTCTCTGTAATGCTTTTGCTGATCCTAGCGCCCACGAACTCATCTCATCTTTTTGCGCTGGGCAGCGCGGGCGGCGCATTGGCTGTGCTATTCGCTTATATCGCGCCGTACAGGCGTGCCAGGCTTTTCTCCTTCATGCATCCGTGGAAAAGCTCGGAAGGGTATGGGTATCACGTCATCCAGTCATCTATCGCACTGGGGTCAGGTAATCTCAAGGGGCTCGGCCCTGGCATGAGCAGGCAGAAGTTTTTGTATTTACCGAATGCCCACAACGATTTTATTTTCGCGATTATCGGTGAGGAATTTGGAATCGCTGGTACATTGACCGTGCTCTGCCTGATGGTCCTTTTCGCCTGGGCGGGCCTGCGCATCGCGATAAACGCGCCTGATGAGCTCGGCCGCCTGCTTGCGATAGGTATCACAGGGTCAATAGTTATCCAGGCGCTGGTGAACATGGGAGGTGTTGTGGGATTGCTCCCAATCACCGGTGTTCCGTTGCCGCTGGTGTCCAGCGGCGGAATGAGCATTTTCGTATGTCTGGGAAGCATAGGCATTCTTCTCAACATAGCGGCGTTGAGCAAACCGCGGGGGCGTTGA
- a CDS encoding cell division protein FtsZ, translating to MEDTRNRIKPFITIIKVVGVGGGGTNAVNRMVESGMTDIEFIGLNTDAQALQGCLADVRISIGHEMTQGLGAGNDPAVGRRAAEASEREITEAISGADMVFVTAGKGGGTGTGAAPVVAGLAMEMGALTVGVVTAPFLFEGKKRADQADEGIELLRENVDTLVVVHNDRLLNIGDNVPVGDAFKIADDVLRQSVQAITEVITEQGEINVDFADVRHILEGSGTALIGIGQATGDDRAKQAALNAIDSPLLESSILGATRVLLNISGGNDLSLFEVNEVAEVVARAVDPEANMIFGATVNQSLANHVKVTVVASGFKSAAGKKLATTSDGPVEHSRKERKSSRREVEPVDIPTFLRNR from the coding sequence ATGGAAGATACGCGGAACAGGATCAAGCCGTTCATTACGATCATCAAGGTGGTCGGGGTAGGCGGCGGCGGAACAAACGCGGTTAACCGGATGGTAGAGTCCGGAATGACTGATATCGAATTTATCGGCTTGAATACGGACGCGCAGGCTCTTCAGGGGTGCCTTGCCGATGTGCGAATTTCTATTGGCCATGAAATGACGCAGGGGCTTGGCGCCGGAAACGATCCAGCGGTTGGGCGTCGCGCGGCCGAAGCCAGCGAGCGTGAGATTACCGAAGCGATAAGCGGCGCGGATATGGTTTTTGTGACTGCCGGAAAGGGTGGCGGCACGGGCACCGGAGCGGCGCCGGTCGTTGCCGGGCTCGCGATGGAGATGGGCGCGCTGACGGTAGGTGTTGTAACGGCGCCTTTTTTGTTTGAAGGAAAGAAAAGAGCTGATCAGGCTGACGAAGGTATCGAGCTTCTCCGTGAAAACGTTGACACTCTCGTGGTGGTGCACAATGATAGACTTCTCAATATTGGCGACAACGTCCCGGTGGGAGACGCGTTCAAGATTGCGGATGACGTGTTGCGACAGAGTGTGCAGGCGATAACCGAGGTTATAACAGAGCAAGGCGAGATCAATGTGGATTTCGCTGACGTGCGGCACATTCTCGAGGGTTCCGGAACCGCGCTCATCGGCATTGGCCAGGCTACCGGAGATGATAGGGCGAAGCAGGCGGCGCTCAATGCGATAGACAGCCCGCTCCTCGAATCGAGCATTTTAGGCGCGACACGAGTTCTCTTGAACATATCCGGTGGCAATGACCTGTCTCTCTTTGAGGTGAACGAAGTTGCCGAGGTTGTGGCCCGGGCGGTCGACCCCGAAGCGAACATGATATTCGGCGCCACTGTGAATCAATCGCTTGCCAATCACGTCAAAGTAACGGTGGTTGCCTCGGGCTTCAAGAGCGCAGCTGGAAAAAAGCTCGCCACAACTTCCGACGGGCCGGTGGAGCATTCCAGAAAAGAGCGCAAGTCTTCCCGACGGGAAGTTGAGCCTGTTGACATCCCGACGTTTTTGAGGAACCGGTGA
- the murG gene encoding undecaprenyldiphospho-muramoylpentapeptide beta-N-acetylglucosaminyltransferase encodes MRLVVTGGGTGGHIYPAIAIARYILDHHPESVVIFIGSSSGPEAAAAEAAGIQFHAFDVAGVVGRRFISALSALVKFLRAAYLCRRMLKRFEVECVVGTGGYASAPACLAAITLGVPLVLHEMNYDPGFVTRFFCGRAAEVAVAYEGTGPLLSKRARVRVTGVPVRPEIETISRGCFEVAGQSARVAAAGEFGLDPKRKTILVFGGSQGARAINEALWASLPDIAERNDLQVLHLTGGKEFEKDARVEAERACGAASLIYRPFGYTERMDLAYAAADIALGRAGAGTIAELIAIGLPAVLVPFPHATGGHQEKNAACIAKTGAVLLVSEENGSASDAVAEALALLDDDVRLSSMKKRASALTRSNGAREIAAIIEKLT; translated from the coding sequence GTGCGTCTTGTAGTGACCGGTGGAGGCACCGGTGGTCACATCTATCCAGCTATAGCAATAGCGAGATATATTCTCGATCATCATCCGGAGTCGGTCGTCATATTTATTGGCTCATCGAGTGGACCCGAGGCGGCGGCCGCCGAGGCGGCTGGCATACAATTTCACGCATTTGATGTCGCGGGCGTTGTTGGCAGGAGATTCATCAGCGCGCTCAGCGCGCTCGTCAAGTTTCTTCGCGCCGCTTATTTGTGCAGACGAATGCTCAAGCGGTTTGAAGTGGAGTGTGTCGTGGGAACCGGCGGGTACGCCTCGGCGCCGGCCTGCCTTGCGGCGATCACTTTGGGCGTGCCGCTCGTGCTCCATGAAATGAACTACGATCCAGGATTTGTGACACGCTTTTTTTGCGGGAGGGCGGCCGAGGTTGCCGTCGCGTACGAGGGGACGGGTCCTTTGCTCTCGAAGCGGGCTCGCGTCCGCGTGACCGGAGTTCCCGTTCGGCCTGAAATAGAGACGATTTCACGCGGATGTTTTGAGGTGGCCGGTCAGAGCGCTCGCGTCGCGGCCGCGGGCGAGTTCGGCCTCGATCCGAAAAGGAAGACTATCCTGGTTTTCGGAGGGAGTCAGGGCGCGCGCGCTATAAACGAGGCTCTCTGGGCATCGTTGCCGGATATCGCGGAAAGAAATGACCTGCAGGTGCTGCACCTGACGGGAGGCAAGGAGTTTGAGAAAGACGCGCGCGTCGAGGCTGAGAGGGCTTGTGGCGCGGCGAGCCTCATATACAGGCCATTCGGTTACACGGAGCGCATGGATCTTGCTTACGCCGCGGCGGACATCGCGCTCGGTCGGGCGGGGGCAGGGACCATTGCCGAGCTTATCGCGATAGGGTTGCCCGCCGTTTTAGTTCCTTTCCCTCACGCAACCGGTGGTCATCAGGAGAAAAACGCGGCATGCATCGCGAAGACCGGGGCTGTTTTGCTCGTGAGCGAGGAGAATGGATCGGCGTCAGACGCCGTTGCGGAGGCGCTGGCGCTGTTGGATGACGATGTCAGGCTGTCTTCAATGAAAAAGCGCGCGAGCGCGCTGACGCGCTCCAACGGGGCCAGGGAGATAGCGGCGATCATCGAAAAACTGACGTGA
- a CDS encoding D-alanine--D-alanine ligase produces MGGKNAERDVSLETGRAVAGALRELGHDVTEVDVDSNLPLALESVRPQAAFMALHGRGGEDGTVQGLLEIMRIPYTGCGVLASAVTIDKVVTKELLAFHGIPVIEDVVLERKYSHSDIKAVSEQPGYPVMVKPACEGSSIGITRVDSDEGLEPALKTVFERDDRALVERFVEGRLLTVGVLGNEPVALPVLEIMPREGFYDYNAKYNPGMTDYEVPAKLDPEVSSAARRISLESFKILSCEGVSRIDLMLEDVTGMLYVLEVNTIPGMTASSLLPKAALAIGMSFHEVVSVILASARLKIDLAW; encoded by the coding sequence ATGGGTGGCAAGAACGCCGAGAGAGACGTGTCTCTCGAAACCGGACGCGCGGTCGCGGGGGCATTGCGCGAGTTGGGTCATGATGTGACAGAAGTTGACGTTGACAGCAATCTGCCGTTAGCGCTGGAGTCCGTCAGGCCGCAGGCCGCGTTCATGGCGCTTCACGGAAGAGGAGGAGAGGATGGCACGGTTCAGGGTCTGCTCGAGATCATGCGCATACCTTACACGGGATGTGGGGTCCTCGCCAGCGCGGTGACGATAGACAAGGTCGTCACCAAGGAACTTCTGGCTTTCCACGGCATACCCGTCATTGAGGACGTGGTTCTTGAGCGCAAGTACAGCCATAGCGACATCAAAGCGGTTTCAGAACAACCGGGCTACCCCGTGATGGTCAAGCCCGCGTGTGAGGGCAGCAGCATCGGCATCACACGTGTCGATTCAGATGAGGGGCTCGAGCCCGCGCTCAAAACGGTTTTCGAGCGCGATGATCGCGCCCTGGTGGAGCGCTTTGTCGAAGGAAGGTTGCTGACAGTTGGCGTGCTGGGCAACGAGCCGGTGGCTCTGCCGGTGCTGGAGATAATGCCAAGGGAAGGCTTCTACGACTACAACGCAAAATATAATCCGGGAATGACCGACTACGAGGTTCCGGCAAAGCTCGACCCCGAGGTATCCAGCGCCGCTCGCCGAATATCACTCGAGTCGTTTAAGATTTTGTCCTGTGAGGGAGTATCGAGAATCGACCTGATGCTCGAGGATGTCACCGGCATGCTATACGTGCTCGAGGTGAATACTATCCCAGGGATGACCGCCAGCAGCCTTTTGCCTAAAGCCGCGCTGGCGATTGGAATGAGCTTTCACGAGGTGGTCTCTGTGATTTTGGCGAGCGCGAGGCTGAAGATAGACCTCGCGTGGTGA
- a CDS encoding cell division protein FtsZ has product MQEELKQFFAVIKVVGVGGGGNNAINRMIRDGMTGVDFIAINTDAQDLLACDADVKISIGEDLTRFLGTGNQPEIGRDSAEEHRDEIKEALKGSDMVFITAGEGGGTGTGAAPVVAEVAKELNALTIGVVTKPFDFEGAYRRRQAEEGIESLQEKVDTLIIIPNDKLFELTDARISVEEAFRKADEVLRFGVQGITDLINIPGLINLDFADIKKILSIPGSALLGVGEASGEDRAVKASENAISSPLLESSIDGAQGVIINVTGGADMSLQEARDAAEIIRGACDTEAEEIFGIITDVALSDKIKVTVIAAGIEPGRLGFARPARVSASRRRAETDDDVDRTTTRSSEREKPARERERSSKTIFEEEDITIPPFLRNR; this is encoded by the coding sequence ATGCAAGAAGAATTAAAACAATTTTTTGCGGTGATAAAAGTGGTTGGCGTAGGCGGTGGAGGAAATAACGCTATAAATCGCATGATTAGAGATGGCATGACAGGCGTTGATTTCATTGCTATTAATACCGATGCGCAAGATTTGCTGGCATGTGACGCCGACGTAAAGATAAGCATTGGCGAAGATCTGACCCGCTTCCTGGGCACCGGCAACCAACCCGAGATAGGTCGCGATTCCGCTGAAGAGCACCGCGATGAGATCAAGGAAGCCTTAAAGGGAAGCGACATGGTCTTTATCACCGCTGGTGAGGGTGGTGGAACAGGCACTGGCGCGGCGCCGGTCGTGGCTGAAGTGGCCAAAGAGCTTAACGCTCTTACAATTGGTGTCGTGACCAAGCCCTTTGACTTCGAGGGCGCCTACAGGCGTCGCCAGGCGGAGGAGGGCATCGAGTCCCTTCAGGAGAAGGTCGATACTCTCATTATCATTCCAAACGACAAGCTATTTGAGCTTACGGATGCTCGCATCAGCGTTGAGGAAGCGTTCAGAAAGGCTGATGAGGTGTTGCGTTTCGGAGTTCAGGGGATAACAGACCTTATAAATATTCCGGGCCTGATAAACCTCGACTTCGCGGACATCAAGAAGATACTGTCCATACCAGGCTCAGCCCTTCTTGGTGTGGGGGAGGCGTCCGGAGAGGATCGCGCGGTCAAGGCATCTGAAAACGCGATATCCAGTCCGCTCCTGGAGTCGTCAATAGACGGGGCGCAGGGCGTGATAATTAATGTGACCGGTGGCGCCGACATGAGTCTTCAGGAAGCCAGAGACGCGGCCGAAATCATCAGGGGCGCATGCGATACGGAAGCCGAGGAGATTTTCGGTATCATCACAGATGTCGCTCTTTCCGACAAGATAAAGGTTACCGTTATTGCGGCGGGAATAGAGCCTGGAAGACTCGGGTTTGCTCGACCGGCGCGTGTATCAGCGTCCAGGCGCCGCGCCGAGACGGATGATGATGTGGATCGCACAACGACACGGTCGTCGGAGCGGGAGAAACCTGCCCGGGAACGTGAACGATCGAGTAAGACTATCTTCGAGGAAGAAGATATAACGATACCACCGTTCCTGCGCAATAGATAA